Proteins from a genomic interval of Nematostella vectensis chromosome 5, jaNemVect1.1, whole genome shotgun sequence:
- the LOC5507628 gene encoding degenerin mec-4, translated as METLKPHPSVRAIFKDFSDRTSCHGIGQIGGSQSVMWRVSWLMIFLAGLGMVLYQGLTLLDTYLNKPTATAVDITYSEVTNFPSVTICNMNMIKKSQLQHFPQVKRLVDTFNNMTSSNSSLNSSAFMDTNREKAEKDRLSLNTKNSKNKVILNNVNIDMQRYIEDKIVQYLSMSDTTKLMKAGHVFRELVFRCVWNGFVCNKGDFLKYWRPFWHWRYGNCYTFNQGVDVNGTELPSLASSKPGPMYGLTLDLFIDQEQYIIPLSQEAGVKVLLSDQRNIPFPFTHGFTVQPGVSASAGIRQLVIKRIDPFSNGSCYSGNGLEANSIYHKYKGMRYSVQGCMSSCLANNQFKVCNCTEGKFRAKGRPCMTEPEVKCLNNISKKYENGSLGCSKSCPQPCTHYSFRRTISQTQWSDSYEKTFQRLVRKSDRGFANKMNDASILRKNFLRVKLYYEELNRETITYSLSYPVENLLGDVGGQLGLWIGVSVITCAEFLKLLVDLAWYLASKMSGKTKTQVQDLNMQ; from the exons ATGGAGACGCTAAAGCCCCATCCATCTGTCCGCGCAATATTCAAGGATTTCTCGGACAGGACAAGTTGTCATGGAATAGGTCAGATCGGCGGATCACAGTCAGTAATGTGGCGGGTATCCTGGTTAATGATATTCCTGGCAGGTCTGGGAATGGTACTGTACCAGGGCCTCACATTGCTTGATACATATCTCAACAAGCCGACAGCTACTGCTGTGGATATAACATATTCTGAG GTGACTAACTTCCCTTCAGTAACCATCTGCAACATGAATATGATCAAGAAAAGCCAACTCCAGCATTTTCCACAAGTAAAACGGCTCGTCGACACGTTCAACAACATGACAAGTTCAAACTCAAGTCTGAACTCATCGGCTTTCATGGACACAAACAGGGAGAAAGCTGAGAAAGACCGACTATCATTgaacacaaagaacagtaaaAACAAGGTGATACTAAATAATGTCAACATTGACATGCAGAGATATATCGAAGACAAGATTGTCCAGTATTTATCGATGTCGGACACTACGAAGTTGATGAAGGCAGGGCATGTGTTTAGAGAACTGGTATTTCGCTGCGTCTGGAATGGGTTTGTTTGCAATAAAGG gGATTTTTTAAAGTACTGGCGGCCATTTTGGCACTGGCGATATGGAAATTGCTACACGTTTAACCAAGGCGTAGACGTCAACGGGACAGAACTACCTTCTCTCGCATCATCAAAACCCGGTCCAATGTACG GTTTAACTCTGGATTTGTTTATTGATCAAGAGCAGTACATCATACCGCTTTCACAAGAAGCCGGAGTCAAGGTCTTGCTATCGGATCAGAGAAACATCCCATTCCCCTTCACGCACGGTTTTACCGTCCAACCCGGGGTTTCTGCATCCGCCGGAATACGTCAG CTGGTGATTAAACGTATCGACCCATTCAGTAACGGAAGCTGTTACTCTGGAAATGGACTCGAGGCCAACAGCATTTATCATAAATACAAAGGAATGAGATATTCTGTGCAG gGTTGCATGTCCTCTTGTCTGGCAAATAATCAATTTAAAGTGTGTAATTGCACCGAAGGGAAGTTTCGTGCAAAGGGCAGACCATGCATGACAGAACCTGAAG TGAAATGCTTGAACAATATTAGTAAGAAGTACGAGAATGGATCCTTGGGGTGCTCCAAATCCTGCCCGCAGCCGTGCAC ACATTACTCTTTCAGGAGGACCATATCGCAGACACAATGGTCAGACTCGTATGAG aaAACATTTCAGAGACTCGTCAGAAAATCCGATCGCGGCTTTGCAAACAAAATGAACGATGCAAGCATTCTAAG GAAGAATTTCCTTCGAGTAAAACTTTATTACGAAGAGCTCAACAGAGAGACGATTACATACTCGCTCTCCTATCCG GTCGAGAACCTTTTGGGCGACGTAGGGGGCCAACTCGGTCTTTGGATTGGAGTGTCGGTGATCACGTGCGCAGAGTTTCTCAAGCTTCTGGTGGACCTGGCGTGGTATCTCGCAAGCAAAATGAGCGGGAAGACCAAAACACAAGTGCAGGACTTGAACATGCAATAA